In a genomic window of Zingiber officinale cultivar Zhangliang chromosome 9B, Zo_v1.1, whole genome shotgun sequence:
- the LOC122023153 gene encoding uncharacterized protein LOC122023153 produces the protein MGRALTNVEVAGRLIKWDTELGEYDIQYQPRTAIKAQALADFLTEIHQISPEEMWKIYVDGSANHHGSGVGVLIISPQGDILQVAVRLNFRATNNEAEYEALLAGLQAARHVGEARVIIYSDSQLVTQQVTGNFIINYDKLQMYREANEKMKAEFTEVTVTKIPRSENERADELAKMVSSLTTWVLDRSTAQTFLIAQIDLQNNAEATIDWWAPVTSYLRQGILPTDPEEARLIRRQAHAYVMIGDQLYKRSFSRPLLKCLSMEEADQALREIHLGCCDNHVGGRTLSRKVLLAGYFWPTLQRDAHKLVNTCLSCQRHQNLTHRPTTLLRTSIVSCPFDQWGMDIVGPFPMAPGQRRFLLVVVDYFYKWVEAEALARITEDAVIQFLWKNILCRFGQRIQAWCKGFDITQAFTSVAYPQRNGQTEVINREIVRGLKVKLDHVGGNWVEELPSILWAYRTTPRESTGLTPFHLVYGNKAVVPIEIGVHSVRRTLYDERNTERRLVELDLISETRDQTVARLEAY, from the exons atgggaagagcATTGACCAACGTAGAAGTtgcaggtcggcttatcaaatgggacACAGAGTTGGGAGAATATGATATCCAGTACCAGCCGCGCACTGCTATTAAGGCACAGGCCCTGGCAGATTTCTTAACAGAGATACATCAAATTAGCCCTGAAGAAATGTGGAAGATCTATGTGGATGGGTCTGCTAATCATCATGGAAGCGGGGTCGGGGTCTTAATAATATCTCCTCAAGGAGATATACTCCAGGTGGCAGTGCGATTGAATTTTCGAGCCACaaacaatgaagcggagtatgaggctttATTGGCTGgactgcaagcagctcggcatgtcggGGAAGCTCGGGTAATcatctattcagattcccagttggtgACTCAGCAGGTTACGGgcaattttattataaattatgATAAATTGCAAATGTATCGGGAGGCGAATGAGAAGATGAAGGCAGAATTTACAGAGGTCACTGTAACAAAGATACCCAGGTCGGAGAATGAACGGGCAGATGAATTAGCAAAGATGGTCAGTTCCTTAACTACTTGGGTGCTGGATCGGTCAACGGCACAAACCTTTCTGATAGCCCAGATAGATTTGCAAAACAATGCagaagcaactattgattggTGGGCACCCGTGACCAGTTATCTCAGGCAAGGTATCTTACCAACCGACCCGGAAGAAGCTCGATTGATAAGGAGGCAGGCccatgcttatgtcatgatcggggaccagctctacaaaaGGTCCTTCTCCCGACCTTTACTTAAATGCTTGAGTATGGAGGAAGCcgaccaggccttgcgagaaaTACATTTGGGATGCTGTGACAATCATGTAGGAGGGCGAACATTATCTCGCAAGGTGctcctggccgggtatttctggcctactctacagaGGGATGCTCACAAGTTGGTGAACACATGCTTGTCCTGCCAGAGGCATCAAAACTTGACACATCGACCTACGACTCTATTGAGAACTTCCATAGTGTCCtgcccttttgatcaatggggcatggatatcgtgggaccATTTCCGATGGCACCAGGTCAAAGACGCTTCTTATTGGTGGTCGTGGACTATTTTtataaatgggtggaagcagaagccCTGGCCCGGATTACAGAGGATGCTGTCATTCAATTTTTATGGAAGAACATCCTctgtagatttg gacagAGGATACAGGCCTGGTGCAAGGGATTTGACATAACGCAAGCTTTTACTTCAGTAGCTTATCCTCAAAGAAATGGACAGACCGAGGTAATTAACAGAGAAATAGTTCGAGGTTTGAAGGTCaaactagatcatgtcggaggtaattgggtggaagagctgccAAGCATTCTGTGGGCCTATCGAACAACACCTCGGGAAAGCACAGGTCTGACGCCATTTCACTTAGTTTATGGCAATAAGGCAGTGGTACCTATAGAAATTGGAGTACATTCGGTCAGAAGGACACTATACGATGAAAGAAATACTGAGCGACGACTAGTTGAGCTGGATCTTATTAGTGAGACCCGCGATCAAACAGTGGCTCGGCTGGAGGCTTATtga